In Massilia violaceinigra, one DNA window encodes the following:
- a CDS encoding rod-binding protein, whose translation MNPLDLTTKLNRAGMGTGHEAAVTPAADPVFVAKATKAAIEFESFFIGNMLQQMRSGTRAMADDDSVFKDPVNRDMQDMADNMMAGQMANQRAFGVADAILRQLLPAAAPQTPAQTAPQTSLQTSHQKI comes from the coding sequence ATGAATCCACTCGACCTGACCACCAAGCTCAACCGCGCCGGCATGGGCACCGGCCACGAGGCCGCTGTCACCCCGGCCGCCGATCCGGTATTCGTGGCGAAAGCCACCAAGGCCGCCATCGAATTCGAAAGTTTCTTTATCGGCAATATGCTGCAGCAAATGCGCAGCGGCACGCGTGCCATGGCCGACGACGACAGCGTCTTCAAGGACCCGGTCAACCGCGATATGCAAGACATGGCCGACAACATGATGGCCGGGCAAATGGCAAACCAGCGCGCCTTCGGCGTGGCCGACGCCATCCTGCGCCAATTGCTGCCGGCGGCCGCACCGCAGACGCCGGCGCAGACCGCGCCGCAAACTTCGCTGCAAACTTCGCACCAAAAAATTTAA
- a CDS encoding flagellar basal body P-ring protein FlgI, producing the protein MQSPAFLRRLALPLALPLSMLALLSCFALPASAAQTLRNLVSVEGVRENPLVGYGLVVGLNGSGDSSQVKFSSQSVVNMLKQFGVKLPDGAEAKNKNVAAVMVSAVFPPGYRRGQPIDVTVSSLGDAKSLRGGMLLLTQMRAADNEVYALAQGNVVVGGLNATGASGSSVTVNTPTGGRIPNGANIEREIGSDFSTRAEVMLRLKTPHFETATNVVEAINRRFGPLATTADGASIQVIAPANPTERVAFMAKLQALSIDVGTDVPKVVFNSRTGTVVIAEGVRVKAAAVTHGSLKVVIAESSAVSQPGPFSNGRTAVTPQSKLSVDQGAGRAMFKWPASAKLQTIIDIVNSLGATPDDIMAILQALDQAGAIEGELVVI; encoded by the coding sequence ATGCAATCACCCGCTTTCCTGCGTCGCCTCGCCCTTCCCCTCGCCCTTCCCTTATCCATGCTGGCCCTGCTGTCCTGCTTCGCCTTGCCGGCCTCGGCCGCGCAAACCCTGCGCAACCTGGTCAGCGTCGAAGGCGTGCGCGAAAATCCGCTGGTCGGCTACGGCCTCGTGGTTGGCCTCAACGGCAGCGGCGACAGCAGCCAGGTCAAGTTTTCCAGCCAGTCGGTGGTCAACATGCTCAAGCAGTTCGGCGTCAAGCTGCCCGACGGCGCCGAAGCGAAGAACAAGAACGTGGCCGCGGTCATGGTCAGCGCCGTGTTCCCGCCCGGCTACCGGCGCGGCCAGCCGATCGACGTCACCGTCTCCTCGCTGGGCGACGCCAAGAGCTTGCGCGGCGGCATGCTGCTGCTCACGCAAATGCGCGCGGCCGACAATGAAGTCTATGCCCTGGCCCAGGGCAATGTGGTGGTCGGCGGCCTGAACGCCACGGGCGCGAGCGGCTCGAGCGTCACCGTCAACACCCCGACCGGCGGGCGCATTCCCAACGGCGCCAATATCGAACGTGAAATCGGCAGCGATTTCTCGACCCGCGCCGAAGTCATGCTGCGCCTGAAAACGCCGCACTTCGAGACCGCCACCAATGTCGTCGAAGCCATCAACCGCCGCTTCGGCCCGCTCGCCACCACGGCCGACGGCGCCAGCATCCAGGTGATCGCCCCGGCCAACCCGACCGAGCGCGTGGCCTTCATGGCCAAGCTGCAGGCGCTGTCGATCGATGTCGGCACCGACGTGCCGAAAGTGGTCTTCAATTCGCGCACCGGCACGGTGGTGATCGCCGAAGGCGTGCGGGTCAAGGCTGCCGCCGTCACCCACGGTTCGCTCAAGGTGGTGATCGCCGAAAGCTCGGCCGTGAGCCAGCCCGGCCCGTTTTCGAACGGGCGCACCGCCGTCACCCCGCAATCGAAGCTGTCGGTCGACCAGGGCGCCGGGCGCGCCATGTTCAAGTGGCCCGCCAGCGCCAAGCTGCAAACCATCATCGACATCGTCAACAGCCTGGGCGCCACCCCCGACGACATCATGGCGATCCTGCAGGCGCTCGACCAGGCCGGCGCCATCGAAGGCGAACTGGTCGTCATTTAA
- the flgH gene encoding flagellar basal body L-ring protein FlgH — translation MKAAAALFALAVLAGCASSGQPPPRAMAEETAPLPRAQTRGGLSGGVFNADAVPLTSDSRAFRTGDVVTVILQETTQASKRAGTSISKESSVGVTPPILLGKTFPKAGIDLSAERGFEGDATSTQQNALSGALTVIVQEVLPNGLLRVAGEKSLTLNQGEEFVRLKGFLRAADIDADNQVSSLRVANAQISYSGRGALANANEPGWLTRFFLGPWMPF, via the coding sequence ATGAAAGCGGCGGCCGCCTTGTTTGCGCTGGCTGTGCTGGCCGGCTGCGCCAGCAGCGGCCAGCCGCCACCGCGCGCGATGGCCGAGGAAACCGCGCCGCTGCCGCGAGCGCAAACGCGCGGCGGCCTGTCGGGCGGCGTGTTCAACGCCGACGCGGTGCCATTGACGTCCGACAGCCGGGCGTTTCGCACCGGCGACGTGGTCACCGTGATCCTGCAGGAAACCACACAGGCGAGCAAGCGCGCCGGCACCAGCATCAGCAAGGAGTCGAGCGTGGGTGTGACGCCGCCTATCCTGCTCGGCAAGACGTTCCCGAAAGCCGGCATCGACCTGTCGGCCGAACGCGGCTTCGAGGGCGACGCCACCAGCACCCAGCAGAACGCCCTGTCCGGCGCGCTGACCGTGATCGTGCAGGAAGTGCTGCCCAACGGCCTGCTGCGCGTGGCCGGCGAAAAAAGCCTGACCCTGAACCAGGGCGAAGAATTCGTGCGCCTCAAGGGCTTCCTGCGCGCCGCCGACATCGACGCCGACAACCAGGTCTCGTCGCTGCGCGTGGCCAATGCCCAGATCAGCTACTCGGGCCGGGGCGCCCTGGCCAACGCCAATGAACCTGGCTGGCTGACCCGTTTCTTCCTCGGCCCCTGGATGCCGTTTTAA
- the flgG gene encoding flagellar basal-body rod protein FlgG, producing MNPAMWISKTGVQAQDAKLQAIANNLANVNTVGFKRDRVVFEDLFYQVDQQPGAQRADNTLSPSGVQLGNGTHLLGTQKVFTNGSLQTTSQPLDVAISGNGFLQVRRPNGDPAYTRAGQLQVDATGTLVNAQGLPLVPQITVPNNATAITIGENGMVSATIAGSTTPSELGQLTLSNFVNPTGLLALGENLFSETPASGAAAEGRPGDGAFGKLKQGALEGSNVQVVEEMVDMIAAQRTYEMNTKVLSAADNMLQYLAQAAR from the coding sequence ATGAATCCAGCAATGTGGATCAGCAAAACCGGGGTGCAAGCCCAGGACGCCAAACTGCAGGCGATCGCCAACAACCTGGCCAACGTCAACACCGTCGGCTTCAAGCGCGACCGTGTCGTGTTCGAGGACTTGTTCTACCAGGTCGACCAGCAGCCGGGCGCCCAGCGCGCCGACAATACCCTGTCGCCATCGGGCGTGCAGCTCGGTAACGGCACGCACCTGCTGGGCACCCAGAAAGTGTTCACCAACGGCAGCCTGCAAACGACCAGCCAGCCGCTCGACGTGGCCATTTCCGGCAATGGCTTTTTGCAAGTGCGCCGCCCGAACGGCGACCCGGCCTACACCCGCGCCGGCCAGCTGCAGGTCGACGCCACCGGCACCCTGGTCAATGCCCAGGGCTTGCCGCTGGTGCCGCAGATTACGGTACCGAACAACGCCACCGCGATCACCATCGGTGAAAACGGCATGGTCTCGGCCACCATCGCCGGCAGCACCACGCCGTCGGAACTGGGCCAGCTGACGCTGTCGAACTTCGTCAACCCGACGGGCCTCTTGGCACTCGGCGAAAACCTGTTCTCGGAAACGCCGGCCAGCGGCGCCGCCGCCGAAGGGCGTCCGGGCGATGGCGCTTTCGGCAAGCTCAAGCAGGGCGCGCTGGAAGGCTCGAACGTGCAGGTGGTCGAGGAAATGGTCGACATGATCGCCGCCCAGCGCACCTACGAAATGAACACCAAGGTGCTCTCGGCCGCCGACAACATGCTGCAGTACCTGGCCCAGGCGGCCCGCTGA
- a CDS encoding flagellar basal body rod protein FlgF — protein MDKLIFTALSGAERALKAQQVHANNLANMETTGFRANLEMSSTQALGGAGFDDRHYVRMQSDSVSARSGPVKETGRDLDVAITGNGYLTVQWQGGEAYTRAGAINIDADGALSVNGHPLLGEGGPVVLPPHNALTIGADGSISVLAPGTTDMQVIDKLRLVNAEAGEVTKNEGGLIVSRSGQPLAADETVTVRGRHLEGSNVSAVEEMVATMSLNRSFEMQMKLLKASDNMNEVGNRLLGA, from the coding sequence ATGGATAAATTGATCTTTACAGCACTGAGCGGCGCCGAACGCGCGCTGAAAGCCCAGCAGGTCCACGCCAACAATCTGGCGAACATGGAAACGACGGGCTTTCGCGCCAACCTCGAAATGTCGTCGACGCAAGCGCTGGGCGGCGCGGGTTTCGACGACCGCCACTATGTGCGGATGCAGTCCGACTCCGTGTCGGCCCGCTCCGGTCCGGTCAAGGAAACCGGTCGCGACCTCGATGTGGCCATCACCGGCAACGGTTACCTGACGGTCCAGTGGCAGGGTGGCGAAGCCTATACCCGCGCCGGCGCCATCAATATCGATGCCGACGGCGCCCTGTCGGTCAACGGCCATCCGCTGCTGGGCGAAGGCGGCCCGGTGGTGCTGCCGCCGCATAACGCGCTCACCATCGGCGCGGACGGTTCGATCTCGGTGCTCGCGCCCGGAACGACCGACATGCAGGTGATCGACAAGCTACGCCTGGTCAACGCCGAAGCGGGCGAAGTGACCAAGAACGAAGGCGGGCTGATCGTCTCGCGCAGCGGCCAGCCACTGGCGGCCGACGAAACGGTGACCGTGCGCGGGCGCCACCTGGAAGGCAGCAATGTGTCGGCGGTCGAAGAAATGGTCGCCACCATGAGCCTGAACCGCAGCTTCGAGATGCAGATGAAGCTGCTCAAGGCCAGCGACAACATGAACGAAGTGGGCAACCGCCTGCTCGGCGCCTGA
- a CDS encoding flagellar hook protein FlgE, which produces MSFEIALSGIQSINTQLEAVSNNIANAGTYGFKSTRANFSSMYAGSQATGVEVGSMTQSIGLNGGVTTTGRSLDAAIDGRGFFVSRDSQGVVNYSRVGIFSANKDGFLVDSNGRSVQGYAAIKGSSALGVMGNITVPTGQIPAVASTKVNYVGNLSNDWVTPAAAFDPANASSYNMAKQSVVYDSLGSQHTLSQYFVKGAGTNMTVHYAVDGGAPLATTTTLAFDNMGQLPPVPPVTTLNITPTNGSAAITLDVNYAGTTLFAGEAITTTNSTDGYASGTFIGVEMGTDGSVLAKYSNEQQQVVGTVAIATFADEGSLTSVSDTSWTANSASGAALYGTPGSGLAGKLNTGALERSNVDITSELVGLMTSQRNYQANSKVISTENQMIQSLMQAL; this is translated from the coding sequence ATGAGTTTCGAAATCGCATTGTCGGGCATCCAGTCGATCAACACCCAGCTCGAAGCAGTCAGTAACAATATCGCCAACGCCGGCACCTACGGCTTCAAGAGCACCCGCGCCAACTTTTCGTCGATGTATGCCGGTTCCCAGGCAACCGGCGTCGAAGTCGGTTCGATGACCCAGAGCATCGGCCTGAACGGTGGCGTGACCACCACCGGCCGCAGCCTCGACGCCGCCATCGACGGCCGTGGCTTTTTTGTCAGCCGCGACAGCCAGGGCGTGGTCAACTACAGCCGCGTCGGCATCTTCTCGGCCAACAAGGATGGCTTCCTGGTCGACAGCAACGGCCGCTCGGTGCAGGGCTACGCCGCCATCAAGGGCAGCAGCGCGCTGGGCGTGATGGGCAATATCACCGTGCCGACCGGCCAGATTCCAGCCGTCGCCAGCACCAAGGTCAACTACGTCGGCAACCTGTCGAACGATTGGGTGACCCCGGCCGCCGCCTTCGATCCGGCCAACGCCTCTTCCTACAACATGGCCAAGCAATCGGTGGTCTACGATTCGCTGGGCAGCCAGCACACCCTGTCGCAGTATTTCGTCAAGGGCGCGGGCACCAACATGACCGTGCACTACGCGGTCGACGGCGGCGCGCCGCTGGCCACCACCACCACCCTGGCGTTCGACAACATGGGCCAGCTGCCGCCGGTGCCGCCCGTGACCACCCTGAACATCACCCCGACCAACGGCTCGGCCGCGATCACGCTGGACGTGAACTACGCCGGCACCACCCTGTTCGCCGGCGAAGCCATCACCACCACCAACAGCACCGACGGCTATGCCTCCGGCACCTTCATCGGCGTCGAAATGGGCACCGACGGTTCCGTCCTGGCCAAGTACAGCAACGAGCAGCAGCAAGTGGTGGGCACGGTGGCCATCGCCACCTTCGCCGACGAAGGTTCGCTGACCTCGGTCAGCGACACCAGCTGGACCGCCAATTCCGCGTCCGGCGCGGCCCTGTACGGCACCCCGGGCAGCGGCCTGGCCGGCAAGCTCAATACCGGCGCGCTGGAACGCTCGAATGTTGACATTACGTCAGAGTTGGTCGGCCTGATGACGTCACAGCGCAACTATCAGGCAAATTCCAAGGTGATTTCAACAGAAAATCAGATGATTCAGTCCTTAATGCAGGCACTATAA
- a CDS encoding flagellar hook capping FlgD N-terminal domain-containing protein has translation MLTNNLNGANNQAAGNANTVVGQAPASETADMFTKLLVAQIRNQDPLEPSDPSQFVNQLSQLSQTEAMQSLAKLNSTSASVLESIQTLALGAQVGSDITVTTNSVRLDGKPLKASVTLPGASATNTVTLTGSDGVKHDVQLGSRGSGPQTFSIDPVALGLAPGKYDIKVQTSAGALDAIEVIGRLDSVRMSAGGGVVLKVAGIGDVAPSSVTGFNGKSGASLAAANSSTAN, from the coding sequence ATGCTCACCAATAACCTCAACGGCGCCAATAACCAGGCTGCCGGCAATGCCAACACCGTCGTCGGCCAGGCCCCGGCCAGCGAAACGGCGGACATGTTCACCAAGCTGCTGGTGGCGCAGATCCGCAACCAGGATCCGCTGGAGCCGAGCGATCCGTCGCAGTTCGTCAACCAGCTGTCGCAGTTGAGCCAGACCGAGGCGATGCAAAGCCTCGCCAAGCTCAACAGCACCAGCGCCAGTGTGCTCGAAAGCATCCAGACCCTGGCCCTGGGCGCCCAGGTCGGCTCCGACATCACCGTCACGACCAACAGCGTGCGCCTGGACGGCAAGCCGCTCAAGGCCAGCGTCACCCTGCCCGGCGCGAGCGCCACCAACACGGTGACCCTGACCGGCTCCGACGGCGTCAAGCACGACGTCCAGCTCGGTTCGCGCGGTTCGGGTCCGCAAACGTTCTCCATCGATCCGGTCGCGCTTGGTCTGGCGCCTGGGAAATACGATATCAAAGTACAAACGAGCGCTGGTGCGCTCGACGCCATCGAAGTCATCGGCCGCCTGGACAGCGTGCGCATGTCGGCCGGTGGCGGTGTGGTCCTCAAGGTGGCAGGAATCGGCGATGTTGCGCCGTCGTCCGTCACTGGCTTCAACGGCAAGTCCGGCGCATCGCTGGCGGCCGCCAACTCCTCCACCGCAAATTAA
- the flgC gene encoding flagellar basal body rod protein FlgC has protein sequence MSFKDISQIAGSAMAAQSVRLNTIASNLANADSVSGSEGETYRARKPVFAAMLDGGSGKLGAGSRVQVLDVVESAEPLRKAYEPGNPVANADGMVFYPNVNQVAEMTDMMSASRAFETNVEVLGRIKSMQAGLLRLGEG, from the coding sequence ATGAGCTTTAAAGACATTTCCCAAATTGCAGGTTCGGCCATGGCGGCGCAGTCGGTGCGCCTCAATACCATCGCCAGCAACCTGGCCAATGCCGATTCGGTGTCCGGCTCGGAAGGCGAAACCTACCGTGCCCGCAAACCCGTGTTCGCCGCCATGCTCGACGGCGGTTCGGGCAAGCTCGGCGCCGGCAGCCGGGTCCAGGTACTCGACGTGGTCGAATCGGCCGAACCGCTGCGCAAGGCTTACGAGCCGGGCAATCCGGTGGCCAATGCCGACGGCATGGTGTTCTACCCGAACGTCAACCAGGTGGCCGAGATGACCGACATGATGTCGGCCTCGCGTGCCTTTGAAACCAATGTGGAAGTCCTGGGACGCATCAAGTCGATGCAAGCGGGCCTGCTGCGACTCGGCGAAGGCTGA
- the flgB gene encoding flagellar basal body rod protein FlgB, which yields MSIDFQKALGVHADALHLRADRTRVLAANIANENTPGFTARDVDFGAMLQQRIETESDMPGLGADDQAALYRVPYHPSADGNTVEIGVEQAAFSQNASDFQTSLTFVNMRLKGLAKAIAGQ from the coding sequence ATGTCGATTGATTTCCAAAAGGCACTTGGCGTGCACGCCGACGCGCTCCATCTGCGCGCCGACCGCACCCGCGTACTGGCCGCCAATATCGCCAACGAAAACACGCCGGGATTCACGGCACGCGACGTCGACTTCGGTGCCATGCTGCAGCAGCGAATCGAGACCGAGTCGGATATGCCGGGCCTGGGCGCCGATGACCAGGCTGCTTTGTACCGGGTCCCTTACCACCCTAGCGCCGACGGCAATACCGTCGAAATCGGCGTCGAACAAGCCGCGTTCTCGCAAAACGCATCCGATTTCCAGACCAGCCTGACGTTCGTGAACATGCGGCTCAAGGGTTTGGCCAAAGCCATCGCAGGACAATAA
- the flgA gene encoding flagellar basal body P-ring formation chaperone FlgA, translating into MSEVRRATSALFMPLTAAALISLAGGNTNAAETSITTRLEQAAREQLARQAETAGLAEPQFTVNVATPRAAPPCAKPVNIEAVDTRTPARMRFAVLCPDAGGWRSSGWRYEYVLRASVSALVAVTAAPVAAGQMLTAQDVTLERRDVTTLSDAISSADAATGQASRRSLRAGEVLRQAQLSAPLLVKRGEPVVMLARFEAIEISTSGEALDAGAFNALVRVRNLANGRVVRMRVIAAGTVEPVEIPRSAQP; encoded by the coding sequence ATGTCTGAAGTCCGCCGCGCCACCAGCGCTTTGTTCATGCCATTAACGGCCGCCGCGCTGATTTCATTAGCCGGGGGCAACACAAACGCTGCCGAAACTTCGATCACGACCAGGCTGGAGCAGGCTGCGCGCGAGCAGCTGGCGCGCCAGGCGGAAACGGCCGGCTTGGCGGAACCGCAATTTACTGTCAACGTTGCAACGCCGCGTGCGGCTCCGCCGTGCGCCAAACCGGTCAACATCGAAGCGGTCGACACGCGCACGCCGGCGCGCATGCGCTTTGCCGTGCTGTGTCCCGACGCCGGCGGCTGGCGCAGCTCCGGCTGGCGATACGAATACGTGCTGCGGGCATCGGTCAGCGCGCTGGTGGCGGTGACGGCGGCGCCGGTTGCGGCCGGGCAGATGCTCACGGCGCAGGACGTGACGCTGGAGCGGCGCGACGTCACCACCTTGAGCGACGCCATCAGCTCGGCCGACGCGGCCACCGGGCAAGCATCGCGGCGCTCGCTGCGGGCCGGCGAAGTGCTGCGCCAGGCGCAGCTGAGCGCGCCATTACTGGTCAAGCGCGGCGAGCCGGTGGTGATGCTGGCGCGCTTCGAGGCGATCGAAATCAGCACGTCCGGCGAAGCGCTCGACGCCGGCGCCTTCAATGCGCTGGTGCGGGTGCGCAACCTGGCCAACGGACGGGTGGTGCGCATGCGCGTGATCGCCGCCGGCACGGTCGAGCCGGTCGAAATCCCGCGCTCGGCGCAGCCATGA
- a CDS encoding glycoside hydrolase family 73 protein, producing the protein MRHADFHTASITPATPTQSTRPMAAVGGGAGFGGVYSSMQNEIADFISQGSADSGASMLSPQGRMLQARLQDAEVAPASTVGGAFADGSEQQAFLEQIAPWAREAGERLGVAPQLVSAHAALESGWGQRPLRQAEGATTHNLFGIKAGASWQGEVADNATTEYEHGAAVKKTERFRSYPDQGAAFRDYAQVLLDNPRYAAAIGTGTDARAFAEGLAKGGYATDPAYAAKLTRLAARLQGASE; encoded by the coding sequence ATGAGGCACGCTGATTTCCATACCGCCAGCATCACGCCGGCCACGCCGACCCAGTCCACCCGCCCGATGGCGGCCGTGGGCGGCGGCGCGGGCTTTGGCGGCGTCTACAGTTCGATGCAGAACGAGATTGCCGATTTCATCAGCCAGGGCAGCGCCGACAGCGGCGCTTCCATGCTCAGTCCGCAAGGCCGCATGCTGCAGGCGCGCCTGCAGGACGCCGAGGTCGCCCCGGCCAGCACGGTCGGCGGCGCCTTTGCCGACGGTTCCGAGCAACAGGCTTTCCTGGAACAGATCGCGCCATGGGCGCGCGAAGCGGGCGAACGCCTGGGCGTGGCGCCGCAACTGGTGTCGGCCCATGCCGCGCTGGAATCGGGCTGGGGTCAGCGTCCGCTGCGCCAGGCCGAAGGCGCCACCACCCACAACCTGTTCGGCATCAAGGCTGGTGCCAGCTGGCAGGGCGAGGTGGCCGACAACGCCACCACCGAATACGAACACGGCGCCGCCGTGAAGAAAACCGAGCGCTTCCGCAGCTACCCGGACCAGGGCGCCGCTTTCCGCGACTACGCCCAGGTGCTGCTCGACAATCCGCGCTACGCCGCCGCCATCGGCACCGGCACCGATGCCCGCGCCTTTGCCGAGGGCCTGGCCAAGGGCGGTTACGCCACCGATCCGGCCTACGCCGCCAAGCTGACCCGCCTGGCCGCCCGCCTGCAGGGAGCGTCGGAATGA
- the flgN gene encoding flagellar export chaperone FlgN, which yields MSRMTREQALGKLSAGVSADIDACQAILALLARQFDAALRHRSAELAELADELAPQLDAMEQRRVQRVSLVRALCGASADMATLIASLGAPQREALSAAWQSLEQLVLECKRLNVRNSALLTEQFSIMQRVLHGEETLYEAR from the coding sequence ATGAGCCGCATGACGCGCGAGCAGGCACTGGGCAAGCTCAGCGCCGGCGTGAGCGCCGATATCGATGCCTGCCAGGCCATCCTGGCGCTGCTGGCGCGCCAGTTCGACGCCGCCCTGCGCCACCGCAGCGCCGAGCTGGCCGAACTGGCCGACGAGCTGGCCCCGCAGCTCGATGCGATGGAACAGCGCCGCGTGCAGCGCGTATCGCTGGTGCGCGCCCTGTGCGGCGCGTCCGCCGACATGGCGACCCTGATCGCCAGCCTCGGCGCGCCGCAACGCGAGGCCTTGAGCGCCGCCTGGCAATCGCTGGAGCAACTGGTACTTGAATGCAAACGTTTGAATGTTCGCAACAGCGCATTGCTGACCGAACAATTTTCCATCATGCAGCGTGTGCTGCACGGAGAGGAGACCTTGTATGAGGCACGCTGA
- the flgM gene encoding flagellar biosynthesis anti-sigma factor FlgM: protein MKISGGGASADASAVQRGSAAVASEVKTAVTSGAGVAAPSGALQSEVLQPAMAALAAMPEIDHERVSQLRDALAKGELPFDPARLAGLIERFHGGQG from the coding sequence ATGAAAATCTCCGGTGGCGGTGCGTCCGCCGATGCATCGGCCGTCCAGCGCGGCAGCGCCGCGGTGGCGTCCGAGGTCAAAACGGCGGTGACCAGCGGCGCCGGCGTGGCCGCGCCGTCCGGCGCCCTGCAATCGGAAGTGCTGCAGCCGGCCATGGCCGCGCTGGCCGCCATGCCCGAGATCGACCACGAGCGCGTGTCGCAATTGCGCGACGCGCTGGCCAAGGGCGAATTGCCATTCGATCCGGCCCGCCTGGCCGGCCTGATCGAACGCTTCCATGGAGGCCAGGGATGA